One Streptomyces drozdowiczii DNA segment encodes these proteins:
- a CDS encoding acetoacetate decarboxylase family protein, producing the protein MSPSAPQQNTVAVDLGGREVRVPQDGLYDRYRMNPDLDVIARDPRVSGVDFFRKLPKVRVDSPVGPTLTPNFYYALSTARLTMAAPSRAIRARLPEELAPLEIVPGLGLVSVMFFRYDVCDIDFYTEAAVGIAVKPARHGGLGLFDLVSGLKNESLDSYVLSLPVSSDIAQVRGHDGYGFPKWVTGLDVAIDRTRTTARVANASGGTDLSLLADTPAQQAYPSGERVGSLTSYTTIGGAWHSTLNQTNVLSAGTTRRTRGIGLRLGEGRMSDDLRSLRPKRIIQFDVMTEGQAALHMPVPTSVRGRTA; encoded by the coding sequence ATGTCTCCGTCAGCCCCGCAGCAGAACACCGTCGCGGTCGACCTGGGAGGCCGCGAGGTCCGTGTTCCCCAGGACGGCCTGTACGACAGGTACCGGATGAATCCCGACCTGGACGTGATCGCCCGGGACCCCCGCGTCAGCGGCGTCGACTTCTTCCGGAAGCTCCCCAAGGTCCGGGTCGACTCACCGGTCGGGCCCACGCTCACCCCGAACTTCTACTACGCGCTCTCGACCGCCCGGCTCACCATGGCGGCGCCCTCCCGCGCGATCCGCGCCCGGCTGCCCGAGGAGCTGGCGCCGCTGGAGATCGTGCCCGGCCTCGGCCTGGTCTCGGTGATGTTCTTCCGGTACGACGTGTGCGACATCGACTTCTACACCGAGGCCGCCGTCGGGATCGCCGTGAAGCCCGCGCGCCACGGCGGGCTCGGGCTCTTCGACCTCGTCTCCGGCCTGAAGAACGAGAGCCTGGACTCCTACGTCCTGTCCCTGCCGGTGAGTTCGGACATCGCCCAGGTCCGCGGCCACGACGGCTACGGCTTCCCCAAGTGGGTGACCGGCCTCGATGTCGCCATCGACCGCACCCGGACGACCGCGCGCGTGGCCAACGCGTCCGGCGGGACGGACCTGTCCCTCCTCGCGGACACCCCGGCCCAGCAGGCGTACCCGAGCGGGGAGCGCGTCGGCTCGCTGACCTCGTACACGACGATCGGCGGCGCCTGGCACTCCACCCTCAACCAGACCAACGTGCTGAGCGCCGGCACGACGCGCCGCACCCGTGGCATCGGCCTCCGGCTCGGCGAGGGCCGGATGTCCGACGACCTGCGGTCGCTGAGGCCCAAGCGGATCATCCAGTTCGACGTGATGACCGAGGGCCAGGCCGCCCTGCACATGCCGGTGCCCACCTCGGTCCGCGGCCGGACCGCGTAG
- a CDS encoding succinic semialdehyde dehydrogenase — MATAPARPTTARGPRLPASLTPAVLRRLAGRVSASPDATRVTTSAPYTGVPLADLPVSTPADVEDAFARARIAQRTWAATPLAERRKILLRYHDLVLARQDEALDLMQAENGKTRRDAFLEVVDIAIVSRYYARNAARYLAPKRRRGAIPLLTHTTEIRHPKGVVAVVSPWNYPLSMAASDTLAALAAGNAVVQKPDPQTALTALWSMELMYEAGLPEGVWQMVIGRGSSIGGALMDNADYMMFTGSTATGRAIASDAGKRLIGASLELGGKNPMIVLDDADIEKAAEGAVAACFPSAGQLCVSVERLYVAESVRDAFLAAFTARTKRLRIGAAYDYGADVGSLTTPAQLKTVTEHVADAVAKGATVLPGGRARPDLGPLFHEPTILTDVTPDMTLHSQETFGPVVSVYSFRDVDDAVEQANATAYGLNASVWSRDGRRGRAVAARVHAGTVNVNEAFAAAWGSVDAPMGGMGDSGLGRRHGAEGILKYTEPQTIAHQRLQGFSPPSRIAPRTWAALLTGGLRALKALGVR, encoded by the coding sequence ATGGCCACCGCACCAGCCCGCCCCACGACCGCCCGCGGCCCCCGCCTCCCCGCGTCCCTCACCCCGGCCGTGCTCCGGCGCCTCGCCGGCCGCGTCTCGGCGTCGCCGGACGCCACGCGGGTCACGACCAGCGCCCCCTACACCGGCGTCCCCCTCGCCGACCTGCCCGTCTCCACCCCCGCGGACGTCGAGGACGCGTTCGCCCGCGCCCGGATCGCGCAGCGGACCTGGGCCGCGACCCCGCTCGCCGAGCGCAGGAAGATCCTGCTGCGCTACCACGACCTGGTCCTGGCCCGCCAGGACGAGGCCCTGGACCTGATGCAGGCCGAGAACGGCAAGACCCGCCGCGACGCCTTCCTGGAAGTCGTGGACATCGCCATCGTCTCCCGCTACTACGCCCGGAACGCGGCCAGGTACCTCGCCCCCAAGCGCCGTCGCGGCGCGATCCCGCTGCTCACCCACACCACCGAGATCCGCCACCCCAAAGGCGTCGTCGCGGTGGTCTCGCCCTGGAACTATCCGCTGAGCATGGCCGCGAGCGACACCCTCGCCGCCCTGGCGGCCGGGAACGCGGTCGTCCAGAAGCCCGACCCCCAGACCGCGCTCACCGCCCTGTGGTCGATGGAGCTGATGTACGAGGCCGGGCTGCCCGAGGGCGTCTGGCAGATGGTGATCGGCAGGGGCAGCTCCATCGGCGGCGCGCTGATGGACAACGCCGACTACATGATGTTCACCGGCTCCACCGCCACCGGGCGCGCGATCGCGAGCGACGCCGGAAAGCGCCTGATCGGCGCCTCCCTGGAGCTGGGCGGCAAGAACCCGATGATCGTCCTGGACGACGCCGACATCGAGAAGGCGGCGGAGGGGGCCGTCGCGGCCTGCTTCCCCTCGGCCGGACAGCTGTGCGTCTCCGTCGAGCGCCTGTACGTGGCCGAGTCGGTCCGGGACGCGTTCCTCGCCGCGTTCACCGCCCGTACCAAGCGGCTCCGTATCGGCGCGGCGTACGACTACGGCGCCGACGTCGGCAGTCTCACCACCCCCGCCCAGCTGAAGACCGTCACCGAGCACGTCGCCGACGCCGTGGCCAAGGGCGCCACCGTCCTGCCCGGTGGCAGGGCGCGCCCGGATCTCGGCCCGCTCTTCCACGAGCCGACGATCCTCACGGACGTCACCCCCGACATGACCCTGCACTCCCAGGAGACCTTCGGGCCGGTCGTCTCCGTCTACTCCTTCCGCGACGTGGACGACGCCGTGGAACAGGCGAACGCCACCGCGTACGGCCTCAACGCGAGTGTCTGGTCGCGCGACGGCAGGCGCGGCCGGGCCGTCGCCGCCCGCGTCCACGCCGGGACCGTCAACGTCAACGAGGCGTTCGCGGCCGCCTGGGGCAGCGTCGACGCCCCCATGGGCGGCATGGGCGACTCCGGACTCGGCCGCCGCCACGGAGCCGAGGGCATCCTCAAGTACACCGAACCCCAGACCATCGCCCACCAGCGCCTCCAGGGCTTCAGCCCGCCCAGCCGCATCGCCCCCCGGACCTGGGCCGCCCTCCTCACCGGAGGACTCAGGGCCCTCAAGGCGCTCGGTGTCCGCTAG
- a CDS encoding type 1 glutamine amidotransferase domain-containing protein: protein MTRVLFVVSAADRWTLRDGEVHPSGFWGEELAMPHKIFSRAGWEITLATPGGKVPTLDRLSMSRTAGRPSKLREVAAYLEFIRGDLHNPRNLGDIDPDDFDVVFYPGGHGPMEDLSVDPVSGALLTRVLASGKPLALLCHAPAAAFAARGEDGSWPFAGYRMTGLSNLEEKFNSFGRKAVWLLEDRLRESGAAYSKALLPLRPYVVVDRNLYTGQNPSSSERLAERLVADVGAARRTG, encoded by the coding sequence GTGACCAGGGTGTTGTTCGTCGTGTCCGCGGCAGACCGGTGGACCCTGCGGGACGGGGAGGTGCACCCGTCGGGCTTCTGGGGCGAGGAACTCGCGATGCCGCACAAGATCTTCTCCCGGGCCGGGTGGGAGATCACCCTCGCGACCCCGGGCGGGAAGGTCCCGACCCTGGACCGGCTGAGCATGTCCCGGACGGCCGGGCGCCCGTCGAAGCTCCGCGAGGTCGCCGCCTATCTGGAATTCATCCGGGGCGATCTGCACAACCCCCGGAACCTCGGCGACATCGATCCGGACGACTTCGACGTCGTGTTCTACCCCGGTGGGCACGGGCCCATGGAGGACCTGTCCGTCGACCCCGTCTCCGGTGCGCTGCTGACCCGGGTGCTCGCCTCCGGCAAGCCGCTGGCGCTGCTCTGCCACGCACCGGCGGCGGCGTTCGCGGCGCGCGGCGAAGACGGATCCTGGCCGTTCGCCGGCTACCGGATGACGGGCCTGTCCAACCTGGAGGAGAAGTTCAACAGCTTCGGCCGCAAGGCCGTCTGGCTGCTGGAGGACCGGCTGCGGGAGAGCGGCGCGGCGTACTCCAAGGCCCTTCTGCCGCTGCGCCCGTACGTGGTCGTCGACCGCAATCTGTACACGGGGCAGAACCCCTCCTCCTCCGAACGCCTCGCGGAACGCCTCGTCGCCGACGTCGGAGCGGCGCGGCGGACCGGTTAG
- a CDS encoding NAD-dependent epimerase/dehydratase family protein, producing the protein MHTVLGANGPIGEELTRELHRTFTQDIRLVSRKPAKIHDTDRLVAADLTDPEATDRAVEGSEVAYLTVGLPMDSALWERQFPAMMRNVIDSCAKYGTKLVFFDNTYMYPGTTTPQTETTGFEPNGRKGRVRARIATTLLDAMADKSVEAVICRAPEFYGPGKTKSLTNSLVFDRIKAGKRPLVPVSAHTARSLIWTPDASRAMALIGNTPDAYGQTWHLPVDPDRLTYAELVEAAGEITGRRIRYTVLPEAVFRIGGRFIGQLGETRELLPRYRGDNIFDTTKFATRFPDFPVTSYREGIAGILVS; encoded by the coding sequence ATGCACACAGTCCTGGGCGCCAACGGACCGATCGGCGAGGAGCTCACCCGCGAGCTGCACCGCACCTTCACACAGGACATCCGGCTGGTCAGCCGGAAACCCGCGAAGATCCACGACACCGACCGGCTCGTCGCGGCCGACCTGACCGACCCCGAGGCCACCGACCGCGCCGTCGAGGGCAGCGAGGTCGCCTACCTCACCGTGGGCCTGCCGATGGACTCCGCGCTGTGGGAGCGTCAGTTCCCCGCGATGATGCGCAACGTCATCGACTCCTGCGCCAAGTACGGCACGAAGCTCGTGTTCTTCGACAACACCTACATGTATCCGGGGACGACCACCCCGCAGACCGAGACGACCGGCTTCGAGCCCAACGGCCGCAAGGGCCGGGTACGCGCGCGGATCGCCACGACGCTGCTCGACGCGATGGCCGACAAGTCCGTCGAGGCCGTCATCTGCCGCGCTCCGGAGTTCTACGGGCCGGGCAAAACCAAGAGCCTCACCAACTCGCTCGTCTTCGACCGGATCAAGGCGGGGAAACGGCCGCTCGTCCCCGTCAGCGCGCACACGGCCCGCTCCCTCATCTGGACGCCGGACGCCAGTCGCGCCATGGCCCTGATCGGCAACACCCCGGACGCCTACGGCCAGACCTGGCACCTGCCCGTCGACCCGGACCGCCTCACCTACGCCGAGCTGGTCGAGGCGGCCGGGGAGATCACCGGCCGCCGGATCCGGTACACGGTGCTGCCCGAGGCCGTCTTCCGGATCGGCGGCCGGTTCATCGGCCAACTGGGAGAGACACGGGAGCTGTTGCCGCGCTACCGGGGCGACAACATCTTCGACACCACGAAGTTCGCGACCCGCTTCCCCGATTTCCCGGTCACCTCCTACCGCGAGGGAATCGCCGGGATCCTGGTGTCGTGA
- a CDS encoding 2-aminoethylphosphonate ABC transporter substrate-binding protein, whose protein sequence is MRNHLRSLAAVTGCLALAASLSGCGSSSASDRKTVTVYSADGLKGENNDGWYDKVFADFEKKTGIKVKYVEGGSGEMVQRAQRERTNTQADVLVTLPPFIQQADSKGLLATYAPAGSDRVDGADKARDSTWTSVVNNYFGFIYNKKELKTAPKSWEDLLDSSYKEKVQYSTPGVAGDGTAVLIKAMHDFGGEEPAMAYLKKLQANNVGPSASTGKLAPKVDKGELLAANGDVQMNYAQSKDMPNLGIWFPAKGDGRPTTFALPYAAGLVAKAPHPENGKKLLDFMLSEEAQKNVSAIGGGFSPRTDVEATDANAEALAQLMKGVDVFEPDWSEIGTGLDSYVDAWKTATGS, encoded by the coding sequence ATGCGCAACCACCTCAGGTCCCTCGCCGCCGTCACCGGCTGTCTGGCCCTCGCCGCCTCGCTCTCCGGCTGCGGTTCCTCCTCCGCTTCGGACCGGAAGACCGTGACCGTCTACAGCGCGGACGGCCTCAAGGGCGAGAACAACGACGGCTGGTACGACAAGGTCTTCGCCGACTTCGAGAAGAAGACCGGCATCAAGGTCAAGTACGTCGAGGGCGGCTCGGGCGAGATGGTCCAGCGCGCCCAGCGCGAGCGGACCAACACCCAGGCCGACGTCCTCGTCACACTGCCGCCCTTCATCCAGCAGGCCGACAGCAAAGGGCTGCTGGCGACGTACGCACCCGCCGGCTCCGACCGGGTCGACGGCGCGGACAAGGCGCGGGACTCCACCTGGACCTCGGTCGTCAACAACTACTTCGGCTTCATCTACAACAAGAAGGAGCTGAAGACCGCGCCGAAGTCCTGGGAGGACCTGCTGGACTCCTCGTACAAGGAGAAGGTGCAGTACTCCACCCCGGGCGTGGCCGGTGACGGCACCGCCGTGCTCATCAAGGCGATGCACGACTTCGGCGGCGAGGAGCCGGCGATGGCGTACCTGAAGAAGCTCCAGGCCAACAACGTCGGCCCCTCGGCCTCCACCGGCAAGCTCGCCCCCAAGGTGGACAAGGGCGAACTGCTCGCCGCCAACGGCGACGTACAGATGAACTACGCCCAGTCCAAGGACATGCCGAACCTCGGCATCTGGTTCCCGGCGAAGGGCGACGGCCGGCCGACCACCTTCGCCCTCCCGTACGCCGCCGGTCTCGTCGCCAAGGCGCCGCACCCGGAGAACGGAAAGAAGCTGCTCGACTTCATGCTCTCCGAGGAGGCGCAGAAGAACGTCAGCGCCATCGGCGGCGGATTCTCGCCCCGCACGGATGTCGAGGCCACCGACGCCAACGCCGAGGCGCTGGCACAACTGATGAAGGGCGTCGACGTCTTCGAGCCGGACTGGTCGGAGATCGGCACCGGACTCGACTCCTACGTGGACGCCTGGAAGACGGCAACCGGCAGCTGA
- a CDS encoding ABC transporter permease, with amino-acid sequence MLVHSRAARWAIRLVFFLLFLPLFAVPLLVILAASFATHWSGAFPSGPTVAHYAAATGGDALRALTTSLVTAVTAGLLALLVGAWAAIAGASLGGRGKRFMDALFVLPVAVPSVVVGLSVLVAFSRPPLLLNGTPWIVILAHTVLVTAFAHQSVSAALVRLDPGYAQAAASLGAGPAYTLWRIRLPLLLPSLTAAAGLCFALSMGELSATMMLYPPDWTPLPVEVFAATDRGSLFTGAAVATVLMASTLLVLLGVSRIRTRASYR; translated from the coding sequence GTGCTGGTGCATAGCAGGGCCGCCCGGTGGGCGATCCGCCTCGTCTTCTTCCTGCTCTTCCTGCCGCTCTTCGCGGTGCCGCTGCTGGTGATCCTGGCCGCGTCGTTCGCCACCCACTGGTCCGGCGCCTTTCCCTCCGGTCCCACGGTCGCGCACTACGCCGCCGCCACCGGCGGGGATGCGCTGCGGGCGCTGACCACCAGCCTGGTCACCGCCGTCACCGCCGGTCTGCTCGCCCTGCTCGTCGGCGCCTGGGCGGCGATCGCCGGCGCCTCACTCGGCGGACGGGGCAAGCGGTTCATGGACGCCCTGTTCGTCCTGCCGGTCGCCGTGCCGTCCGTGGTCGTGGGCCTGTCGGTCCTCGTCGCCTTCAGCCGGCCGCCGCTGCTCCTGAACGGGACGCCGTGGATCGTCATCCTGGCGCACACCGTGCTCGTCACGGCCTTCGCCCACCAGTCGGTCTCGGCGGCCCTCGTGCGGCTAGACCCCGGGTACGCGCAAGCGGCGGCGAGTCTCGGCGCCGGACCCGCGTACACACTGTGGCGGATCAGGCTGCCGCTCCTGCTGCCGTCGCTCACGGCCGCCGCGGGGCTCTGCTTCGCCCTCTCCATGGGGGAGCTGAGCGCCACGATGATGCTCTACCCGCCGGACTGGACACCGCTGCCGGTCGAGGTCTTCGCCGCGACCGACCGCGGCTCGCTCTTCACCGGCGCGGCCGTCGCCACCGTCCTCATGGCCTCGACGCTGCTCGTGCTGCTCGGCGTCTCCCGTATCCGGACCAGGGCCTCCTACCGCTGA